In Plasmodium falciparum 3D7 genome assembly, chromosome: 13, the following are encoded in one genomic region:
- a CDS encoding mitochondrial pyruvate carrier protein 1, putative → MSNVGSFFHNVKRNILSIMLWAPLANWGFVIAGCNDLKKEPVYISEKMTTVLTIYSLLFMRYALAIKPKNYLLFSCHATNTLVQSILLYKKLKYETKHQKIKITAK, encoded by the exons atgtctaATGTAGGatcattttttcataatgtTAAGAGGAATATTTTAAGTATTATGCTTTGGGCTCCCTTAGCTAATTGGGGTTTTGTTATAGCCG GATGCAACGATTTAAAGAAAGAACCCGTTTATATATCAGAAAAAATGACGACCGTTTTAACAATATATAGTTTATTGTTTATGAGATATGCACTCGCCATAAaaccaaaaaattatttacttttttcttGTCATGCTACTAATACGTTAGTTCAGAGCattctattatataaaaaattaaaatacgAAACGAAacatcaaaaaataaaaataacagcAAAATAA
- a CDS encoding sodium-dependent phosphate transporter, with translation MVTGPDMLWLVITSGIACFFMAFVTGANDIANTFSTSIGSKAISIKKALIVAFFFEALGASLLGGTVTDSIRSKIINFQVFYDTPEFLMLGMCCALMGATVWLAVATRAGLPVSTTHSIIGALLGFGLATGNMKSIKWEKINNIVISWLAAPILAGTCSAIAFTVLRMLILRKKNSFEIIKKMYWFLIFLITLPFSVFLIFHNPIVINTQCKMKKDGKVIVSSPCYIEDWSAAHSFYASIICILLSSLLTAIGSFVIYIIYNKRINNYNLKKKIFCEELADIEKNPQNNFCAINNSSLNSVASNETQLTQAHNNTSNGTKQNQVGNGTKSNNNNVLVLPGDKNVKSQQDDSKTNGTQKTGSVEAHHVVHIKDNGSEDKSHENMLKKNLDKVTNMNENNNNSNKNNNSNKNNNSNKNNNSNKNNNSNKNNNSNKNNNSNKNNNSNNGNSNEGNGKGGDPKNMENVIIENFDPQTEIVFSSLQIISAILGVVAQSANDTANAIGPFAAVFNTYNNGIRGKIKVQWYILLFGGLSMSLGLSIMGYRVIKTVGMKLIKITPARGFTIELISGLVVLFFSICGIPLSSTHCAVSSVIGLGLVEAKMNADNKRHARKSMDKDIIQVDKDKSFTLTEKIKYPFSFLNTSCVNLRLFRTVFLSWILTVVFSATVTAGIYSFAAYSPSYIMKMQTV, from the exons aTGGTCACAGGTCCTGATATGTTATGGTTGGTTATTACGAGTGGCATAGCATGTTTTTTTATGGCCTTTGTTACTGGAGCTAACGACATAGCGAACACATTTAGTACATCTATAGGTTCAAAAGCTATTTCTATAAAAAAGGCATTAATCGtagcatttttttttgaagcaTTAGGAGCTTCCTTATTAGGAGGTACGGTTACTGATTCCATACGTTCgaagataataaattttcaaGTTTTCTATGACACTCCAGAATTTTTAATGTTAGGAATGTGTTGTGCCCTTATGGGTGCAACGGTTTGGTTAGCTGTAGCAACAAGAGCTGGATTACCTGTATCAACAACACATAGTATTATAGGAGCATTATTAGGTTTTGGATTAGCGACAGGTAATATGAAATCAATAAAATgggaaaaaattaataatattgtaataTCTTGGTTAGCTGCTCCAATATTAGCTGGAACATGTTCTGCAATAGCATTTACTGTATTAAGAATGTTAATTTTGAGAAAAAAGAATTCgtttgaaataataaaaaagatgtattggtttttaatatttttaattaccTTACCATTTAgtgtttttttaatatttcataacCCAATAGTAATAAATACACAATGTAAGATGAAAAAAGATGGAAAGGTGATTGTATCATCACCATGTTATATTGAAGACTGGAGTGCTGCTCATAGTTTTTATGCTTCCATTATATGTATCctattatcatctttattaaCAGCAATAGGTTcctttgttatatatataatatataacaaaaggataaataattacaatttgaagaaaaaaatattttgtgaAGAATTAGCTGATATCGAAAAGAACCCACAGAATAATTTCTGCGCaattaataatagtagttTAAATTCTGTAGCATCAAATGAAACTCAATTAACCCAAGCACATAATAACACATCTAATGGAACAAAGCAAAACCAAGTAGGTAATGGTACTAagagtaataataataatgtattagTATTACCAGgtgataaaaatgtaaagagTCAACAAGATGATTCTAAAACAAATGGAACTCAGAAAACGGGAAGTGTAGAAGCACATCATGTCGTACATATTAAAGATAATGGAAGTGAAGACAAATCTCATgaaaatatgttaaaaaagaATCTTGATAAGGTTACCAACATGAacgaaaataataacaacagcAACAAAAATAACAACAGCAACAAAAATAACAACAGCAACAAAAATAACAACagcaacaaaaataataacagcAACAAAAATAACAACAGCAACAAAAATAACAACagcaacaaaaataataacagcAATAATGGTAATAGTAATGAGGGAAATGGTAAAGGGGGGGATccaaaaaatatggaaaatgtTATCATAGAAAACTTCGATCCACAAACCGAAATTGTATTTTCCTCTTTACAAATTATTAGTGCTATATTAGGTGTTGTTGCTCAAAGCGCTAACGATACAGCTAATGCTATCGGTCCATTTGCTGCTGtgtttaatacatataataatggaATTAGAGGCAAAATTAAAGTTCAGTGgtatatacttttatttgGAGGTTTATCTATGTCATTAGGTTTATCTATTATGGGATATAGAGTTATTAAAACTGTTGGTATGAAgttaattaaaataacacCAGCTAGAGGTTTTACCATAGAACTTATTTCCGGACttgttgttttattttttagtatTTGTGGTATTCCTTTAAGTTCTACACACTGTGCTGTTTCTAGTGTTATAGGTTTAGGTCTTGTTGAGGCTAAAATGAATGCAGATAATAAAAGACATGCAAGAAAATCTATGGACAAGGATATAATTCAAGTGGACAAGGATAAAAGTTTTACCCTAACagaaaaaatcaaatatccattttcttttcttaatACATCCTGTGTTAATCTGAGATTATTTAGAACAGTTTTTCTTTCTTGGATACTTACTGTAGTTTTTTcag ctACTGTGACCGCAGGTATTTACTCCTTCGCAGCATATAGTCCATCTTACATAATGAAGATGCAAACTGTTTAA
- a CDS encoding 60S ribosomal protein L18, putative — protein sequence MVKKIDNSLNTNIHQYHIVGRAIPTAKDKNPNVYRMCIFAKNDTNAKSRFWYFMKKINKLKKSNGELLACEQIKERFPLRVKNYGVLLRYDSRTGTHNMYKEFRDTTKEGAIAQLYSEMAGRHRARASSINIIRISEISSSLVRRPHIKQLLKRRLRFPALHLPTLQKEYRKKFASKRPSTYRM from the exons atggttaaaaaaatagataacTCTTTAAATACAAAT ATACACCAATATCATATTGTTGGAAGAGCTATTCCTACAGCTAAGGATAAGAACCCAAATGTTTATCGCATGTGTATATTTGCTAAGAATGACACTAATGCAAAATCTCGCTTTTGGTACTTTATGAAAAAGATTAATAAACTTAAAAAATCTAATGGAGAATTATTAGCATGTGAACAAATTAAAGAAAGATTTCCCTTACGTGTAAAGAACTATGGTGTTTTATTAAGATATGATAGTAGAACAGGTACtcataatatgtataaagaaTTTAGAGATACAACCAAAGAAGGAGCCATAGCTCAATTATATTCTGAAATGGCTGGTAGGCACAGAGCAAGAGCCTcatctattaatattataagaatcTCTGAAATTAGTTCTAGCTTAGTCAGGAGACCACATATTAaacaattattaaaaagaagaCTAAGATTTCCAGCATTGCATTTACCAACCTTACAAAAGGAATATAGAAAGAAATTTGCATCAAAAAGACCATCCACATATAGAATGTAA
- a CDS encoding 60S ribosomal protein L18-2, putative, whose protein sequence is MGIALKNVGRIKKHGRKHLVSKNPYLRLLVKLYNFLARRTNANFNKIIAKRLIMPKRYRPPLSLSKLQYHMANHPNDIAVVVGSITDDKRLFSLKQLKVCALRFTETARKRIEDAGGECLTFDQLALKYPTGKKCVLLRGPTKARTAEKHFGKAPGKPKSKARPYVRSKGRKFEKARGRRKSRAYKK, encoded by the exons atg ggTATCGCACTTAAAAATGTCGgtagaataaaaaaacatgGAAGGAAACACTTGGTTTCTAAAAACCCTTATCTAAGATTATTAGTAAAATTATACAATTTCTTAGCTAGAAGAACCAATGCTAATttcaataaaataatagCTAAAAGACTTATCATGCCCAAACGTTATAGACCCCCTTTATCTTTATCTAAATTACAATATCACATGGCCAATCACCCAAATGATATAGCCGTAGTAGTTGGATCAATAACAG atGATAAGAGATTGTTTAGTTTGAAACAACTTAAAGTATGTGCTTTAAGATTTACCGAAACCGCAAGAAAAAGAATTGAAGATGCCGGTGGAGAATGCTTGACATTTGATCAATTAGCTTTGAAATATCCAACAGGAAAAAAATGTGTACTTTTAAGAGGACCAACCAAAGCAAGAACTGCTGAGAAACACTTTGGAAAAGCTCCAGGTAAACCTAAATCTAAAGCAAGACCTTATGTACGTTCAAAGGGAAGAAAATTTGAAAAAGCAAGAGGAAGAAGAAAGTCAAGAGCATATAAGAAATAA
- a CDS encoding inner membrane complex suture component, putative produces the protein MANSIYDKSNNSKSPFSIIKSDDKKLSKDTTLITERSVNGITTENMQHVKEKPLNEVLYNVSYNDSCKYNFPNNNIAESFMDARDTNNYENIILKKGLSENQHLYSTPNNNNNNNNINNMDNINNMNPHHNNNYFNVYTLDNKMFMKKSKSNMNDPNSNITYNMINNDGIWNMKEYPSNIENYDYVDIPNFPYQTNNQLYSANNIVPPLYGRNYKIQENGDSINGYNTNEYIKHGTHVGRIKPFNVLGACQLPSLCTPSYTTSNNNNNNNNNNNNNNNNNSNNNNNNILFGPFENKTLNMPYILNDQNKEYIYPYLNKGMNEITNDYNMMSTNKFISPNYEYLMTNPRSPYYMLNYINEKKLDIFKKITLSVGTSLDDMINIMIAMLETSYKSMQINRNKNKVNLYDLYPFYNPDQNYTRNERPTLKTGSAFLDKVNSTLDATLLEKHKNLPKVLGRILIPKTQKTGSIVMDGINKILDGLLDEPISYHQYDYFSDKFEEEGKIKGAI, from the coding sequence atggcCAATTCAATCTACGATAAATCTAATAATTCCAAAAGTCCTTTTTCTATTATCAAGTCAGACGACAAGAAATTGTCCAAGGATACTACTCTCATTACGGAGAGAAGTGTTAATGGCATAACTACAGAAAATATGCAACATGTTAAAGAAAAACCATTAAATGAAGTACTTTATAATGTTAGTTATAATGATTCATGTAAATATAACTttccaaataataatatagctGAATCGTTTATGGATGCGAGAGATACAAACAATTATGAAaacattatattaaaaaaaggatTATCTGAAAATCAACATTTGTATAGTACcccaaataataataataataataataatattaataatatggataatataaataatatgaatcctcatcataataataattattttaatgtgTACACAttagataataaaatgttcatgaaaaaaagtaaaagcAACATGAATGACCCCAATagtaatattacatataatatgattaataaCGATGGTATATGGAATATGAAAGAATATCCTTCTAATATAGAAAACTATGATTATGTAGATATTCCCAATTTTCCATACCAAACGAATAATCAATTATATAGTGCAAACAATATTGTACCTCCTTTATATggaagaaattataaaatacaaGAAAATGGTGATTCAATAAATggatataatacaaatgaatatataaaacatggTACTCATGTAGGTAGAATTAAACCATTTAATGTTTTGGGTGCATGTCAATTACCATCTTTATGTACTCCATCTTATACTactagtaataataataataataataataataataataataataataataataataatagtaataataataataataatatactgTTTGGTCCTTTTGAAAATAAGACACTAAATATgccatatatattaaatgatcaaaataaagaatatatatatccatatttaaataaaggaATGAATGAAATAactaatgattataatatgatgagtacgaataaatttatatcacCAAATTATGAGTACCTTATGACAAATCCCAGATCTCCATATTATATgcttaattatataaatgaaaagaaattagatatatttaaaaaaattacattatCCGTAGGAACATCTTTAGatgatatgataaatatcaTGATTGCTATGTTAGAAACATCATATAAATCTATGCAAattaatagaaataaaaataaagttaACTTGTATGatttatatcctttttataaTCCTGATCAAAATTATACAAGAAATGAAAGACCTACGTTAAAAACAGGTAGTGCATTTCTTGACAAGGTTAATTCTACATTGGACGCTACACTATTAGAAAAACATAAGAATCTTCCGAAAGTTTTAGGTAGGATTCTAATTCCTAAAACTCAGAAAACGGGAAGTATAGTTATGGatggaataaataaaatcttAGATGGATTACTGGATGAACCTATATCTTATCATCAGTATGATTATTTTAGTGATAAATTCGAAGAGgaaggaaaaataaaaggagcaatatga
- a CDS encoding dolichyl-phosphate-mannose-glygolipidalpha-mannos yltransferase, putative has translation MIYNDILTLCANKLRGLIDSKIFIWLLIFFRIFNCLFVVTSFYPDEYFQSVEIAHFWAYGYGHMSWEWEPCVALRSVITPFIYYVLFLFLKLINIDHPVCVLYIPKLCHGICAALCDLGIYKLLIYWYVELYNDAWINEDNIKRNEKDENNGNNNNNNNNNNNNNNNNNNYYYHNNILYNTNDIISTILCCHFFCWFYFYSICRTSSHSFECLFNIWGVYFLSQNYYPLKNQSNKIEKIDLLLQNDVIIQKGKKHLNEWTNLKERRNDHHFDTYENNFIYHKGTQNCKQYDKNMVDQNVCGQNMVDHIIQNRNNLCRTHFYSSKFNKIQEAKNLLFSLFFSSLSVIFRPNALVFWLSLYILYIIKNIFEKQNKINYKEIFKIGITYTFFFLTIIIIIDSYYFGHITFPFWNFFVYNFLSGNNKYFGGHSFFFYFVCVIPSIYLTLTPFLFYGYYIIYNNILNKVKYKTINIYMYILKRIDWIVYLVTHLEILSLSFSKHKEHKIVIGYIPFLTIFVGYALYIIKLHYKKYNGKNGKNIYNNNKIQYGNITIKGRNKYIFLISSSLFTNISFLLQFLCILFFCLIHNRSPEHVASYFRNLETKDDQNIYIFITNCYDIPLYSHIHRKFNIGFLDCSPYDTSNDEATKNWRKRIYEDKFKEQFFNIFQEKKNNNHHINSTYGDTITPYIIPDKSFYWFGHHHFNKKNNFQYIYQNINLSCLNYRFHIPLQGQLPTYIVTTTIELTHLQLFLSTYNYKLETKPFFSYFMISEAKGIVPVYHYIFKRVPS, from the coding sequence atgattTACAATGACATTTTAACATTATGTGCAAATAAATTAAGAGGACTAATTGATTCAAAGATATTTATTTGgttgttaatattttttagaatatttaattgtttatttgttGTAACATCATTTTATCCTGATGAATATTTTCAATCTGTAGAAATTGCTCATTTTTGGGCTTATGGATATGGACATATGTCATGGGAATGGGAACCTTGTGTAGCATTAAGATCAGTGATAActccttttatttattatgtattatttttatttttaaaacttATTAACATAGATCATCCTGTTTGTGTATTATACATTCCTAAATTATGTCATGGTATATGTGCTGCTTTGTGTGATTTaggtatttataaattattgaTATATTGGTATGTTGAATTGTATAATGACGCATGGataaatgaagataatataaaacgtAATGAgaaagatgaaaataatggaaataacaacaacaataataataataacaataataataacaataataataataattattattatcataataatatattatacaacaCAAATGACATTATTTCTACAATTCTATGttgtcattttttttgttggttttatttttattccatATGTAGGACATCCTCGCATTCCTTTGAATGCTTGTTTAATATATGgggtgtatattttttatcacaAAATTATTACCCCTTGAAAAATCAATCAAACAAAATAGAAAAGATAGACTTATTATTACAGAACGATGTAATCATACAAAAAGGAAAGAAACATTTAAATGAATGGacaaatttaaaagaaagaagGAATGATCATCATTTTGATACATacgaaaataattttatatatcataaaggAACACAAAATTGTAaacaatatgataaaaatatggtTGATCAAAATGTTTGTGGTCAAAATATGGTTGATCACATAATTCAGAACAGGAACAATTTGTGTAGGACACATTTTTATTCCTCCAAATTTAACAAAATACAAGAggcaaaaaatttattatttagttTATTCTTTAGCTCCTTGTCTGTTATATTTCGTCCAAACGCTTTAGTATTTTggttatctttatatatactatatattataaagaatatatttgaaaaacaaaataaaataaattataaagaaatattcaaaataGGTATTACgtacactttttttttcttaactattattattataattgattcttattattttggGCACATTACATTTCCCTTTTggaatttttttgtttataattttttaagtggaaacaataaatattttggagggcattctttttttttttactttgtATGTGTTATAccttctatatatttaacttTAACaccttttttgttttatggttattacattatatataataatatattgaataaGGTGAAGTATAAgacaattaatatatatatgtatatattgaaaCGAATTGATTGGATAGTATATTTAGTTACACACTTAGAAATCCTATCTTTATCTTTCAGTAAGCATAAGGAACATAAAATTGTTATAGGATATATACCGTTTCTTACAATTTTTGTTGGATatgcattatatataataaaattacattataaaaaatataatggcAAAAATggaaagaatatatataataataataaaatccaATATGGTAATATAACCATAAAgggaagaaataaatatatttttttaatttcatcttctctttttacaaatataagtTTTTTACTtcaatttttatgtattctttttttctgcCTTATACATAACAGATCACCTGAACATGTAGCCTCTTATTTTAGAAACTTAGAAACGAAAGATgatcaaaatatttatatatttataacaaatTGTTATGATATACCTTTATATTCGCATATACATAGAAAATTCAATATAGGATTTTTAGACTGTTCTCCTTATGACACGAGTAATGATGAAGCTACCAAAAATTGGAGAAAACGTATATATGAAGATAAATTTAAGGaacaattttttaatatttttcaagaaaaaaaaaataataatcatcataTAAATAGTACATATGGAGATACAATTACTCCATATATAATACCAGATAAATCATTTTATTGGTTTGGTCATcatcattttaataaaaaaaataattttcaatatatttatcaaaacaTTAATTTGTCATGTTTAAATTATAGATTTCATATACCTTTACAAGGACAATTACCTACTTATATAGTTACAACAACTATTGAACTTACACATTTACAATTATTTCTgagtacatataattataaacttGAAACAAagccttttttttcttattttatgataagTGAAGCAAAAGGAATAGTTCCAGTATATCATTACATATTCAAGAGGGTTCCTTCCTAA
- a CDS encoding inner membrane complex protein 1k, putative has translation MDEKSEINYDEGADPSYSMHMSESHSAYEEVNKTSSDSEFVDDDYSKVISENNLESDNVKYNPDLYNLGKARQYLCPKVQEYGIPGQVSPYHFPYNEEDYLSNVDTEYDENGFPIRTNIDDNDNNEDNKKLWSWTNDGKLKLLCSQPIIPVSVVQGILRRDKIILIPQVEVTDVVIPKVYNQNIKHDVPTLNIEIMKSNVNIPNVKYVDKEIIIPIITGYTHKFVPKWDIHEVPRPVVKYIGEQKIVEVEVPEIKYIDKFVEREVIVDTVEKRVPKIIEVPKYVDEVKYVWKPIEKIVYVQKLIPKFDVNLECPPPLIVPYPVQRIKQISPVMVKKNNTEIPDYNYYDLNSPEGSLPIPEEYIHHYSRKQKMNKGLLSTCCDKKIVTEEEKNVQFVSVPLSNEHESVCVDEEIKKNINMSQENINTQLNNNMDNFIYDSDIKKNKDKMNSSINGKQQLYINS, from the coding sequence atggacgAAAAATCAGAAATTAACTATGATGAAGGTGCAGATCCAAGTTATAGTATGCATATGAGCGAAAGTCATAGTGCTTATGAAGAAGTAAATAAGACATCAAGTGATAGTGAATTTGTAGATGATGATTATTCAAAAGTAATAAGTGAAAATAATTTAGAGAGTGATAATGTGAAATATAATCctgatttatataatttaggTAAAGCAAGACAATATTTATGTCCTAAAGTACAAGAATATGGAATACCAGGACAGGTGAGTCCTTATCATTTCCCCTATAATGAAGAAGATTATTTATCAAATGTGGATACAGAATATGATGAGAACGGTTTCCCTATAAGAACTAAtattgatgataatgataataatgaagataataaaaaattatggtCATGGACTAATGATGGGAAATTAAAACTATTATGTTCACAACCTATAATACCTGTATCCGTTGTACAAGGAATATTAAGAAGAGAtaagataatattaattccACAAGTGGAAGTAACAGATGTAGTTATCCCTAAAgtatataatcaaaatataaaacatgatGTTCCAACATTAAATATAGAAATCATGAAATCTAATGTAAATATACCAAATGTTAAATATGTagataaagaaataattattcCAATAATTACTGGATATACTCATAAGTTCGTTCCTAAGTGGGACATACATGAAGTACCCAGACCTGTGGTCAAATATATAGGAGAACAAAAAATTGTAGAAGTAGAAGTACCcgaaattaaatatatagataaatttGTTGAAAGAGAAGTTATTGTAGATACAGTTGAAAAAAGAGTTCCTAAAATTATTGAAGTACCAAAATATGTAGATGAAGTTAAATATGTATGGAAACCAATAGAAAAAATTGTATATGTACAGAAATTAATTCCAAAATTTGATGTAAACTTAGAATGTCCACCACCTTTAATAGTACCATATCCAGTACAAAGAATTAAACAAATTTCTCCTGTTATggtaaaaaagaataatacaGAAATACctgattataattattatgatttaaaTTCACCGGAAGGTTCCTTACCAATACCTGAAGAATATATACATCATTATtcaagaaaacaaaaaatgaataaggGATTGCTTTCTACTTGTTGTGATAAAAAAATCGTGAcagaagaagaaaagaacGTCCAATTTGTTTCTGTACCATTAAGTAACGAACATGAAAGTGTTTGTGTCgatgaagaaattaaaaaaaatatcaacaTGTCgcaagaaaatataaatacacaattaaataataatatggataattttatatatgacagtgatataaaaaaaaataaagataagaTGAATTCATCCATAAATGGAAAACAAcaactatatataaattcataa
- a CDS encoding V-type proton ATPase subunit D, putative codes for MGALDESTPVPSRITLQLMKQKKKSAFQGYSLLKKKSDALFIHFRDVLKDIVKTKTKVGEEMRNASFSLAKSVWAAGDFKGQIIEGIKRPVVTLSLSTNNVAGVKLPIFQVNIDPTVDVLGNLGVAAGGQVINNTRENYLQCLNMLVKLASMQVAFFSLDEEIKMTNRRVNALNNIVLPRLDGGINYIIKELDEIEREEFYRLKKIKEKKSDKLKDSNIDTDADGDYNASKRQYNYACTQKDDDIIF; via the exons atgggGGCCTTAGACGAATCTACACCAGTACCTTCGAGAAt aACGTTGCAACTTAtgaaacagaaaaaaaaaagcgcCTTCCAGGGATATTCtctcttaaaaaaaaaaagtgacgctttgtttattcattttagAGATGTGTTAAAAGATATAGTAAAG ACAAAAACAAAAGTGGGTGAGGAAATGAGGAACGCATCCTTCTCTCTAGCTAAATCAGTTTGGGCAGCTGGAGATTTTAAAGGGCAAATTATTGAAGGTATAAAAAGACCCGTTGTAACTTTATCCTTATCTACAAATAATGTGGCAGGTGTTAAATTACCAATATTTCAAGTGAATATTGACCCAACTGTTGATGTGTTAGGAAATTTAGGTGTTGCAGCAGGAGGTCAAGTTATTAATAATACCAGGGAAAATTATTTACAGTGTTTAAATATGTTAGTTAAATTAGCATCTATGCAG gTAGCTTTTTTTTCACTTGATGAAGAAATCAAAATGACTAATAGGAGAGTTAACGCACTAAATAAT ATTGTGCTCCCAAGGTTAGATGGAggtataaattatattataaaagaattagaCGAAATAGAAAGAGAAGAATTCTACAG gttaaaaaaaataaaggaaaagaaatCTGACAAATTAAAGGATTCAAATATTGACACTGACGCAGATGGTG ATTATAATGCTTCCAAGAGACAATATAATTACGCCTGTACCCAAAAGGATGATgatatcatattttaa